A single genomic interval of Labrus bergylta chromosome 18, fLabBer1.1, whole genome shotgun sequence harbors:
- the cdca4 gene encoding cell division cycle-associated protein 4, with protein MFPKGTKRKFSDSGEEPVNGGDQVPAASSAVARTLSSSYSLQRQSLLDMSLIKLQLCHMLVEPNLCRSVLIANTVRQIQEEMTQDGTWQIMTQALAAAQCPADRLVATEVLCRQTDPAAQASQSPKPFSVVGLEEGYHTEEVVMDGEGETEVTMSTLSPVSPQLSSASYLAGPFGMGPCWEDEEDDGDCEEDEEEDSEECVSEGEEADRDHLSADSRTGEQVFGTFEIKHPAPPPDPALEELFSDVDPSYYDLDTVLTGMQTAPKMGPYDLLESLSSHGPTALSSSTSCRSDLNELDHIMEIIVGS; from the coding sequence ATGTTCCCGAAGGGCACCAAGCGCAAGTTCTCAGATTCCGGGGAGGAGCCAGTCAATGGCGGTGACCAGGTCCCTGCAGCTTCATCTGCAGTGGCTCGGACGCTGTCGTCGTCCTACAGCCTGCAGAGGCAGTCTCTTCTTGACATGTCGCTGATCAAGTTGCAGCTCTGCCACATGCTGGTGGAGCCGAACCTGTGCCGCTCGGTGCTCATCGCTAACACGGTGCGGCAGATCCAGGAGGAGATGACCCAGGATGGCACCTGGCAGATAATGACCCAGGCCCTGGCAGCCGCCCAATGTCCTGCAGACCGCCTGGTGGCCACAGAGGTGCTGTGCCGGCAGACAGACCCAGCAGCTCAGGCCAGCCAAAGTCCGAAGCCCTTCTCAGTGGTCGGTCTGGAAGAGGGCTACCACACTGAGGAGGTGGTGATGGATGGAGAAGGGGAGACAGAGGTAACCATGTCCACTTTGTCGCCAGTTTCTCCGCAGCTGTCCTCCGCTTCTTACCTGGCAGGACCCTTCGGCATGGGACCCTGCTGGGAGGACGAAGAGGACGATGGTGACtgcgaggaggacgaggaggaggacagcgaggagtgtgtgtctgaaggagaggaggcagaCCGGGACCACCTGAGTGCAGACTCCAGGACAGGGGAGCAGGTTTTTGGGACTTTCGAGATCAAGCACCCAGCGCCGCCCCCTGACCCTGCCCTCGAAGAACTTTTTTCAGACGTGGACCCCTCCTATTATGACCTCGATACGGTGCTGACAGGCATGCAGACGGCCCCAAAGATGGGCCCTTACGATCTGCTGGAGAGCCTTTCCTCTCACGGGCCAACAGCCCTGAGCTCCAGCACGAGCTGCAGGTCAGACCTGAATGAACTGGACCACATCATGGAGATCATAGTGGGATCCTGA
- the ahsa1b gene encoding activator of 90 kDa heat shock protein ATPase homolog 1b — MAKWGEGDPRWIVEERADATNVNNWHWTERDATNWSSDKLKSLVLGLTVENDEGSCEVTEVGKLEGEASINNRKGKLIFFYEWNMKATWTGTSKAGVKYKGTVEVPNLSDENDMEDLDISVSLNKDEPETSLTHLMRTEGADKMRKALASYVDYLKTEFTQGMILPTANGMAKIQSSSQSKAKMDRTQISSSSSTAAPVNTGVKIPTCKFSIREKFLTSPADLYRVFLHQEMVQAFTHAPATVEGERGGKFRLLEGNVFGEFSELVPDEKIVMKWRYNNWPSEHYATITLTFLDRSSETELKVECRGVPENEEERTKEGWKRYYFEAIKQTFGFGARLF, encoded by the exons ATGGCGAAGTGGGGAGAAGGAGACCCTCGATGGATCGTGGAGGAGAGAGCCGACGCGACTAATGTCAACAACTGGCACTG GACTGAACGAGATGCAACAAACTGGTCGTCGGACAAGTTAAAATCCCTCGTCCTCGGGTTGACCGTCGAGAACGACGAGGGGAGCTGCGAGGTGACAGAAGTCGGAAAGTTGGAAGGAGAAGCCTCGATTAACAACCGCAAAGGGAAACTGATTTTCTTCTATGAGTGGAACATGAAAGCTACTTGGACTG GAACGTCAAAAGCAGGAGTGAAATATAAAGGAACTGTGGAAGTTCCCAACCTGTCGGACGAGAACGACATGGAGGATCTTGAT ATTTCAGTATCGCTGAATAAAGATGAACCCGAAACATCGCTGACCCACCTGATGAGGACGGAGGGAGCAGATAAAATGCGTAAAGCCCTGGCCAGCTACGTTGATTACTTAAAAACAG agTTCACACAGGGAATGATCCTGCCTACAGCAAACGGCATGGCCAAGATTCAGTCCTCTTCACAATCAAAAGCCAAGATGGACAGAACTCAG AtttcctcctccagcagcacagcTGCTCCAGTCAACACCGGCGTCAAGATCCCCACCTGTAAATTCAGCATCAGGGAAAAGTTCCTCACCTCCCCGGCTGATCTCTACAGGGTCTTCCTCCACCAGGAG ATGGTCCAGGCGTTCACACACGCTCCGGCCACAGTGGAAGGAGAGCGGGGCGGAAAGTTTCGTCTGCTAGAGGGAAATGTTTTTGGTGAATTCTCAGAGCTG GTACCTGATGAGAAAATAGTGATGAAGTGGCGATATAACAACTGGCCCAGTG AGCATTACGCAACAATCACGCTGACCTTCTTGGACCGGAGCAGCGAGACGGAGCTGAAGGTGGAGTGTCGAGGCGTCCCAGAAAACGAGGAGGAGCGGACGAAAGAGGGCTGGAAGAGATACTACTTCGAGGCTATCAAACAGACTTTTGGCTTCGGGGCGCGGCTCTTCTGA